From one Streptomyces chromofuscus genomic stretch:
- a CDS encoding GNAT family N-acetyltransferase — translation MDLVIGPLDLPAHVDEALAVQAAAFGLGPDEVAVRRQIVLRHMTYPGARALGATTQGRLVGFVYGMPNDRTHWWSTVVEPYLRAQGHDDWLDDSFVITELHVHPGYQNRGIGRTLITTITDTVSEPRSILSAIDTDSPARGLYHSLGYQDLARQVHFPSAPKPYAVMGAPLPLRR, via the coding sequence ATGGACCTCGTCATCGGCCCCCTGGACCTTCCCGCCCACGTGGACGAGGCCCTCGCAGTGCAAGCCGCGGCCTTCGGCCTCGGCCCCGACGAGGTGGCCGTCCGCCGCCAGATCGTCCTGCGCCACATGACCTACCCCGGCGCACGGGCCCTCGGCGCCACCACGCAGGGCCGTCTCGTGGGTTTCGTCTACGGCATGCCCAACGACCGCACCCACTGGTGGTCCACCGTAGTGGAGCCCTACCTCCGGGCCCAGGGCCACGACGACTGGCTCGACGACTCGTTCGTGATCACCGAGCTGCACGTCCACCCCGGCTACCAGAACCGCGGCATCGGCCGGACCCTCATCACCACGATCACCGACACGGTGAGCGAACCCCGCTCCATCCTCTCGGCGATCGACACCGACAGCCCCGCCCGCGGCCTCTACCACTCCCTCGGCTACCAGGACCTCGCCCGCCAGGTCCACTTCCCCAGCGCCCCCAAGCCGTACGCCGTGATGGGCGCCCCGCTGCCCCTGCGCCGATAA
- a CDS encoding proline--tRNA ligase: MANASVQRMSQLMAKTLRDDPADAEVLSHKLLVRAGYVRRTAAGIWSWLPLGKKVLANVERIVREEMDAIGAQEVLLPALLPREPYDATGRWDEYGQELFRLQDRKGGDYLLGPTHEEIFTLLVKDQASSYKDLPVILYQIQSKFRDEARPRAGILRGREFLMKDSYSFDLADEGLAESYALHRAAYQKIFERLGLDYRICAATAGAMGGSKSEEFLAPAEAGEDTFADCPNCDFAANTEAITYELKPVDASGVPAAEDIPTPDTPTIETLAASLGVPASATLKNLLVKVDGEIVAVGVPGDREVDMDKVEAHFAPAAVEMVTEADFAARPDLVRGYVGPQGLGEKVKYVADPRVAPGTAWITGANKEHTHAKNVVAGRDFEVDAYVDVVVVQEGDPCPKCGTGLKLDRAIEIGHIFQLGRKYADALKLDVLGQNGKPVRVTMGSYGIGVSRAVAALAEQTADDKGLCWSKEVAPADVHVVAAGKALQTELALEVSDKLAAAGVRVLVDDRAGVSPGVKFTDAELIGVPQILVAGRRAGEGVVELKDRRTGEREELPVDEAIARLTAAS; encoded by the coding sequence ATGGCCAACGCATCGGTCCAGCGCATGTCCCAGTTGATGGCGAAGACTCTGCGCGACGACCCGGCGGACGCCGAGGTCCTCAGCCACAAGCTGCTCGTCCGCGCCGGCTACGTTCGCCGCACCGCCGCCGGCATCTGGTCCTGGCTGCCGCTCGGCAAGAAGGTCCTCGCCAACGTGGAGCGGATCGTGCGCGAGGAGATGGACGCCATCGGCGCGCAGGAGGTGCTGCTCCCCGCGCTGCTGCCGCGTGAGCCGTACGACGCGACCGGCCGCTGGGACGAGTACGGCCAGGAGCTGTTCCGGCTGCAGGACCGCAAGGGCGGCGACTACCTCCTCGGCCCGACCCACGAGGAGATCTTCACCCTGCTGGTGAAGGACCAGGCGTCCTCCTACAAGGACCTGCCGGTGATCCTCTACCAGATCCAGAGCAAGTTCCGCGACGAGGCCCGTCCGCGCGCGGGCATCCTGCGCGGCCGCGAGTTCCTCATGAAGGACTCCTACTCCTTCGACCTCGCCGACGAGGGACTCGCCGAGTCGTACGCCCTGCACCGCGCGGCGTACCAGAAGATCTTCGAGCGGCTCGGCCTCGACTACCGCATCTGCGCCGCGACCGCCGGCGCCATGGGCGGCTCCAAGTCGGAGGAGTTCCTCGCTCCGGCCGAGGCGGGCGAGGACACCTTCGCGGACTGCCCGAACTGCGACTTCGCGGCCAACACCGAGGCGATCACCTACGAGCTGAAGCCGGTCGACGCGTCCGGCGTCCCGGCCGCCGAGGACATCCCGACCCCCGACACGCCGACCATCGAGACCCTCGCCGCCTCCCTCGGCGTCCCGGCCTCCGCCACCCTGAAGAACCTCCTGGTGAAGGTCGACGGCGAGATCGTCGCCGTGGGCGTGCCCGGCGACCGCGAGGTCGACATGGACAAGGTCGAGGCGCACTTCGCCCCGGCGGCCGTCGAGATGGTCACCGAGGCGGACTTCGCGGCCCGCCCGGACCTGGTCCGCGGCTACGTCGGCCCGCAGGGCCTGGGCGAGAAGGTCAAGTACGTCGCCGACCCGCGCGTGGCCCCCGGCACCGCCTGGATCACCGGCGCCAACAAGGAGCACACGCACGCGAAGAACGTCGTCGCGGGCCGTGACTTCGAGGTCGACGCGTACGTGGACGTCGTGGTGGTGCAGGAGGGCGACCCCTGCCCGAAGTGCGGCACCGGCCTGAAGCTGGACCGCGCCATCGAGATCGGCCACATCTTCCAGCTGGGCCGCAAGTACGCCGACGCCCTCAAGCTCGACGTCCTCGGCCAGAACGGCAAGCCGGTCCGCGTGACCATGGGCTCCTACGGCATCGGCGTCTCGCGCGCCGTCGCCGCCCTCGCCGAGCAGACCGCCGACGACAAGGGCCTGTGCTGGTCCAAGGAGGTCGCCCCGGCCGACGTGCACGTCGTCGCGGCCGGCAAGGCCCTGCAGACCGAACTCGCCCTGGAGGTCTCCGACAAGCTCGCGGCGGCCGGCGTGCGCGTCCTGGTGGACGACCGCGCGGGTGTCTCCCCGGGCGTGAAGTTCACCGACGCCGAGCTGATCGGCGTCCCGCAGATCCTGGTCGCGGGCCGCCGCGCCGGTGAGGGTGTGGTCGAGCTCAAGGACCGCCGTACCGGCGAGCGCGAGGAGCTGCCGGTGGACGAGGCCATCGCCCGCCTGACGGCCGCCTCCTGA
- a CDS encoding aminoglycoside phosphotransferase family protein, whose translation MAFEPPQRLVRALGETAPDGDDWLEKLPEAARQAVALRELTVERVQVPGGRSSLVLLVRRADGTPAVLKLAPPRARPASERAALAHWGGLGAVQLLEPVAEDGALLLERLHPEVSVRSLPEAKALLEAAGTLRRLWVAPPEGHPFETVAGRTGRQAEAMRASADAELVPLVDAALAAREELLAAPPEHCLLHGTFRQSKVLAGDRMPWLAVGPDPVVGECAFDLARLVRDRVEDLIAAPSGPATTRRRVKRLAESLEVDQERLRGWTLFRAVESGVRARRVGRVQDSELLLEFAGWL comes from the coding sequence ATGGCTTTCGAACCGCCGCAGCGTCTGGTCAGGGCGCTCGGTGAGACGGCGCCGGACGGTGACGACTGGCTGGAGAAGCTTCCCGAGGCGGCCCGACAGGCGGTCGCTCTACGCGAGTTGACCGTGGAACGGGTGCAGGTGCCGGGCGGCCGGAGCAGCCTGGTGCTGCTGGTGCGGCGGGCGGACGGCACGCCCGCGGTGCTGAAGCTGGCCCCGCCCCGGGCCCGCCCGGCGAGCGAGCGCGCGGCGCTGGCGCACTGGGGCGGGCTGGGCGCCGTACAGCTGCTGGAACCGGTCGCCGAGGACGGGGCGCTGCTGCTGGAGCGGCTGCATCCCGAGGTGTCGGTGCGGTCGCTGCCCGAGGCGAAGGCCCTGCTGGAGGCCGCGGGCACGCTGCGAAGGCTGTGGGTGGCGCCGCCGGAGGGGCATCCCTTCGAGACCGTGGCCGGACGGACCGGGCGGCAGGCCGAGGCGATGCGGGCGAGCGCCGACGCGGAACTCGTCCCGCTGGTGGACGCGGCGCTCGCCGCCCGCGAGGAGCTGCTGGCGGCGCCACCGGAGCACTGCCTGCTGCACGGCACGTTCCGGCAGAGCAAGGTGCTCGCCGGGGACCGGATGCCGTGGCTCGCGGTCGGCCCCGACCCGGTGGTCGGCGAGTGCGCCTTCGACCTGGCGCGGCTGGTCAGGGACCGGGTGGAGGATCTGATCGCCGCGCCGTCGGGCCCGGCGACGACCCGGCGGCGGGTGAAGCGGCTCGCGGAGTCGCTGGAGGTGGATCAGGAGCGGCTGCGAGGCTGGACGCTGTTCCGGGCCGTGGAGTCGGGCGTGCGGGCCCGGCGGGTGGGCCGGGTGCAGGACTCGGAGCTGCTGCTGGAGTTCGCCGGGTGGCTCTAG
- a CDS encoding ferritin-like domain-containing protein, whose product MSEAKNGELRALQAALAAEHAVVYGYGVVGARIGEKRRTEARAAYDAHRARRDALAREVRALGAEPVAAAAGYALPFQVTDGETAVRLAAELEDRVAGVYSDLVRAADGGRRGLAAAALREAAVRAVRWRGRSVAFPGLAERAGAASASATPSA is encoded by the coding sequence ATGAGCGAGGCGAAGAACGGGGAGCTGCGGGCCCTCCAGGCGGCGCTGGCGGCCGAGCACGCGGTGGTGTACGGCTACGGCGTGGTCGGTGCCAGGATCGGCGAGAAGCGGCGTACCGAGGCACGGGCGGCCTACGACGCCCACCGGGCGCGGCGGGACGCGCTGGCGCGCGAGGTGCGTGCGCTGGGCGCCGAGCCGGTGGCCGCGGCGGCCGGCTACGCGCTGCCGTTCCAGGTGACCGACGGCGAGACGGCCGTACGGCTCGCCGCCGAACTGGAGGACCGGGTGGCGGGCGTGTACTCCGACCTCGTGCGGGCGGCGGACGGCGGACGGCGGGGCCTCGCGGCGGCCGCACTGCGCGAAGCGGCGGTGCGGGCGGTGCGCTGGCGCGGCCGGAGCGTAGCCTTCCCTGGGCTCGCCGAGCGGGCCGGCGCCGCCTCGGCGTCGGCGACACCGTCGGCGTGA
- the rimP gene encoding ribosome maturation factor RimP, which yields MSTTQSERLRELLEPLVTSQGLDLEEIAVDSVGRKRVLRVVVDSDSGADLDSIADVSRALSARLDETDAMGAGQYTLEVGTPGAERLLTQHRHYVRATGRLVRFQLAEGGELVARILTVDDEGVDAEVPGVKGRRPTARRLAFEDIAKARVQVEFSRKDKQDEKDMTEEEEA from the coding sequence ATGAGCACCACCCAGAGCGAGAGGCTGCGAGAACTGCTGGAACCGCTCGTCACCTCCCAGGGTCTGGATCTCGAAGAGATCGCGGTGGACTCGGTCGGACGCAAGCGTGTGCTGCGCGTCGTCGTCGACTCCGACAGCGGAGCGGATCTCGACTCGATCGCCGATGTGAGCCGTGCGCTCTCGGCGAGGCTCGACGAGACGGACGCGATGGGCGCGGGTCAGTACACCCTCGAGGTCGGAACCCCGGGCGCGGAACGCCTCCTCACACAGCACCGGCACTATGTGCGCGCCACCGGCCGGCTGGTCAGATTCCAGCTGGCGGAGGGCGGAGAACTGGTGGCCAGAATCCTCACGGTCGACGACGAGGGCGTCGACGCCGAGGTACCCGGGGTCAAGGGGCGCAGGCCCACGGCGCGCAGGCTCGCCTTCGAGGACATCGCCAAGGCGCGGGTCCAGGTCGAGTTCAGCCGCAAGGACAAGCAGGACGAGAAGGACATGACGGAAGAGGAGGAGGCGTAG
- the nusA gene encoding transcription termination factor NusA — MDIDMSALRGLVREKEISFDLLVEAIEAALLIAYHRTEGSRRHARVELNRETGHVTVWAKEDPEDLEEGQEPREFDDTPSGFGRIAATTAKQVILQRLRDAEDDATLGEYAGREGDIVTGVVQQGRDPKNVLVDIGKLEAILPVQEQVPGESYPHGMRLRSYVVRVAKGVRGPSVTLSRTHPSLVKKLFALEVPEIADGSVEIAAIAREAGHRTKIAVRSTRSGLNAKGACIGPMGGRVRNVMAELNGEKIDIVDWSDDPAEMVANALSPARVSKVDVVDMTARSARVTVPDYQLSLAIGKEGQNARLAARLTGWRIDIRPDTEQPGE, encoded by the coding sequence GTGGACATCGACATGAGCGCCCTGCGGGGCTTGGTGAGGGAGAAGGAGATCTCCTTCGACCTGCTCGTGGAGGCGATCGAGGCGGCCCTCCTCATCGCCTACCACCGCACCGAGGGAAGCCGCCGGCACGCGCGCGTGGAGCTCAACCGGGAGACCGGACATGTGACCGTGTGGGCGAAGGAGGACCCCGAGGACCTCGAGGAGGGCCAGGAGCCCCGCGAGTTCGACGACACCCCGTCCGGTTTCGGCCGGATCGCCGCGACCACCGCCAAGCAGGTGATCCTGCAGCGGCTGCGCGACGCCGAGGACGACGCCACGCTCGGCGAGTACGCCGGCCGCGAGGGCGACATCGTCACGGGCGTGGTGCAGCAGGGCCGTGACCCGAAGAACGTGCTCGTCGACATCGGCAAGCTGGAGGCCATCCTGCCGGTGCAGGAGCAGGTGCCCGGCGAGAGCTACCCGCACGGGATGCGGCTGCGGTCGTACGTCGTCCGGGTGGCCAAGGGCGTCCGCGGTCCGTCGGTGACACTGTCCCGTACGCACCCCAGTCTGGTGAAGAAGCTGTTCGCACTGGAGGTGCCGGAGATCGCCGACGGGTCCGTCGAGATCGCCGCCATCGCGCGCGAGGCCGGTCACCGCACCAAGATCGCCGTCCGGTCCACCCGTTCGGGCCTGAACGCCAAGGGCGCCTGCATCGGCCCCATGGGCGGCCGGGTGCGCAACGTGATGGCCGAGCTGAACGGTGAGAAGATCGACATCGTCGACTGGTCGGACGACCCGGCCGAGATGGTGGCGAACGCGCTGTCCCCCGCTCGGGTGTCCAAGGTCGACGTGGTTGACATGACGGCCCGTTCCGCCCGGGTGACGGTGCCCGACTACCAGCTGTCCCTGGCGATCGGCAAGGAAGGGCAGAATGCCCGGCTTGCGGCCCGGCTCACCGGTTGGCGGATCGACATCCGTCCGGACACCGAACAGCCGGGGGAATAG
- a CDS encoding YlxR family protein has product MSGRTRARACPERTCVGCRERAAKTELLRIVAIEDECVPDPRGTLPGRGAYVHPALVCLDQAIRRRAFTRALRAPGALDTKALRRHVERTTVADRATR; this is encoded by the coding sequence GTGTCTGGCCGGACGCGAGCCCGCGCCTGCCCGGAACGTACCTGTGTCGGGTGCCGGGAGCGAGCGGCCAAGACCGAGCTGCTGCGCATCGTGGCGATCGAGGACGAGTGCGTCCCCGATCCTCGCGGTACGCTGCCCGGCCGGGGTGCCTATGTACACCCCGCCTTGGTCTGTCTCGACCAGGCGATACGTCGCCGGGCGTTCACGCGGGCGTTGCGCGCCCCGGGAGCGCTCGACACAAAGGCGTTGCGCCGGCACGTCGAGCGGACAACAGTTGCCGATCGGGCAACACGGTAA
- a CDS encoding DUF503 domain-containing protein, which translates to MYVGTLSFDLLLGDVRSLKEKRSVVRPIVAELQRKYAVSAAEVDHMDLYRRARIGLAMVSGDAGHVSDVLDRCERLVAGRPEVELLSVRRRFHGDDD; encoded by the coding sequence ATGTATGTGGGGACGCTGTCCTTCGACTTGCTCCTCGGCGACGTGCGGTCGCTGAAGGAGAAGCGCTCCGTCGTCCGTCCGATCGTCGCCGAACTCCAGCGGAAGTACGCGGTGAGCGCGGCCGAGGTGGACCACATGGACCTCTACCGCAGGGCCCGGATCGGCCTCGCGATGGTGTCCGGCGACGCGGGGCACGTCAGCGACGTGCTGGACCGGTGCGAGCGGCTCGTCGCCGGGCGCCCCGAGGTGGAACTGCTGTCGGTCAGACGCCGCTTCCACGGCGACGACGACTGA
- the rbfA gene encoding 30S ribosome-binding factor RbfA: MADNARAKRLADLIREVVAQKLQRGIKDPRLGSHVTITDTRVTGDLREATVFYTVYGDEEERTAAAAGLESAKGILRSEVGKAAGVKFTPTLTFVADALPDTARTIEDLLDKARQSDEKVREASAGATYAGDADPYKKPGDDEDDTTA; the protein is encoded by the coding sequence GTGGCCGACAACGCGCGTGCCAAGAGGCTGGCGGACCTCATCCGAGAGGTGGTGGCCCAGAAGCTGCAGCGCGGGATCAAGGACCCGCGGCTCGGCTCGCACGTCACCATCACCGACACCCGGGTGACGGGCGATCTGCGGGAGGCGACCGTCTTCTACACCGTGTACGGGGACGAGGAGGAGCGGACGGCCGCGGCCGCCGGTCTGGAGAGCGCCAAGGGCATCCTGCGCTCGGAGGTCGGCAAGGCGGCCGGCGTGAAGTTCACGCCGACGCTCACCTTCGTCGCGGACGCCCTCCCGGACACCGCCCGGACCATCGAGGACCTCCTCGACAAGGCCCGCCAGTCCGACGAGAAGGTGCGCGAAGCCTCGGCGGGCGCCACCTACGCCGGTGACGCCGACCCGTACAAGAAGCCGGGTGACGACGAGGACGACACCACCGCATGA
- the truB gene encoding tRNA pseudouridine(55) synthase TruB: MTRKHTTPDGLVIVDKPSGFTSHDVVAKMRGIAKTRRVGHAGTLDPMATGVLVLGVEKATKLLGHLALTEKEYLGTIRLGQTTVTDDAEGEITRSVDASKVTREAIDAGIAKLTGDIMQVPSKVSAIKINGVRSYKRARDGEDFDIPARPVTVSSFGVYDVRDAVAEDGTAVLDLVVSVVCSSGTYIRALARDLGADLGVGGHLTALRRTRVGPYRLDSARTLDQLQQELIVMPIAEAAAAAFPRWDVDGRRARLLLNGVRLDMPDEYAGAGPVAVFDPEGRFLALVEAQRGKAKSLAVFG; the protein is encoded by the coding sequence ATGACCCGGAAGCACACCACGCCCGACGGCCTCGTCATCGTCGACAAGCCGTCGGGCTTCACCTCGCACGACGTGGTCGCCAAGATGCGCGGCATCGCGAAGACCCGCCGCGTGGGCCACGCCGGCACCCTCGACCCGATGGCGACGGGCGTCCTCGTCCTCGGCGTCGAGAAGGCCACCAAGCTGCTCGGTCACCTCGCGCTGACCGAGAAGGAGTACCTGGGCACGATCCGCCTCGGCCAGACGACCGTCACCGACGACGCCGAGGGCGAGATCACGAGGTCGGTCGACGCCTCGAAGGTCACCCGCGAGGCCATCGACGCGGGCATCGCCAAGCTGACCGGCGACATCATGCAGGTGCCGTCCAAGGTCAGCGCCATCAAGATCAACGGCGTCCGCTCGTACAAGCGGGCCCGCGACGGCGAGGACTTCGACATCCCGGCCCGGCCCGTCACCGTCTCGTCGTTCGGCGTGTACGACGTCCGGGACGCCGTCGCCGAGGACGGCACCGCCGTGCTCGACCTCGTCGTGTCGGTGGTCTGCTCCTCCGGCACCTACATCCGGGCCCTCGCCCGCGACCTGGGCGCCGACCTCGGTGTCGGCGGCCACCTCACCGCGCTGCGCCGGACGCGCGTCGGGCCGTACAGGCTGGACTCGGCCCGCACCCTCGACCAGCTCCAGCAGGAGCTGATCGTGATGCCGATCGCAGAGGCGGCCGCGGCCGCGTTCCCGCGCTGGGACGTGGACGGCAGGCGGGCCCGGCTGCTCCTGAACGGCGTGCGGCTCGACATGCCCGACGAGTACGCGGGCGCGGGGCCGGTGGCCGTCTTCGATCCCGAGGGCCGCTTCCTGGCGCTCGTGGAGGCGCAGCGGGGCAAGGCCAAGAGCCTCGCCGTCTTCGGCTGA